The proteins below come from a single Zea mays cultivar B73 chromosome 8, Zm-B73-REFERENCE-NAM-5.0, whole genome shotgun sequence genomic window:
- the LOC100282264 gene encoding anaphase-promoting complex subunit 10 → MESDAEEEAAATPAAAATPGAGRLKGNPELTVDADMREMAKTAAWSVSSCKAGNGVAALRDDNLDTYWQSDGAQPHLVNIQFQKKVQLQLVVLYVDFKLDESYTPSKISIRAGDGFHNLKEIRTVELAKPVGWVHISLSGIDPRETFIHTFMLQIAVLSNHLNGRDTHVRQIKIYGPRPNPVPHQPFHFTSREFITYSTIR, encoded by the exons ATGGAATCCGACGCCGAGGAGGAAGCGGCGGCGACCCCAGCAGCGGCGGCGACCCCAGGCGCTGGGCGTCTGAAGGGGAACCCGGAACTGACTGTGGACGCGGACATGCGAGAGATGGCGAAGACGGCCGCGTGGAGCGTCAGTTCCTGCAAGGCCGGCAACGGCGTCGCGGCCCTGCGCGACGACAACCTCGACACCTACTGGCA GTCTGATGGGGCGCAGCCGCACCTGGTGAACATCCAGTTCCAGAAGAAGGTGCAGCTGCAG CTCGTTGTGCTCTACGTGGATTTCAAGCTCGACGAGAGTTACACGCCGAGCAAGATCTCCATCCGGGCCGGGGATGGCTTCCACAACCTAAAG GAGATTAGAACGGTGGAGCTTGCAAAGCCAGTTGGATGGGTCCACATATCATTATCCGGGATTGATCCACG AGAAACATTCATTCACACATTTATGCTCCAAATTGCTGTTTTATCCAATCATCTGAATGGGAGGGATACTCATGTCCGACAGATCAAGATCTACGGGCCAAGACC GAATCCTGTTCCCCACCAGCCGTTTCATTTTACTTCCAGGGAGTTCATCACATACTCTACTATTAGATGA